A region from the Gammaproteobacteria bacterium genome encodes:
- a CDS encoding alpha-D-glucose phosphate-specific phosphoglucomutase yields the protein MNPHTVNTTPFTDQKPGTSGLRKRVAVFQQPNYLENFVQSIFDSLEGYQGKTLVVGGDGRYYNDHAIQTIVRMAVANGFGRILIGRGGLLSTPAASCVIRKHKAFGGIVLSASHNPGGPDGDFGIKYNIGNGGPAPEKVTEAIYNHSKTISQYQTIDSPSIELSMLGTTTLGKTKVEIIDPVTDYADLMAKLFDFKAIRELFNKGFRMRFDAMHAITGPYAKAILEETLGAPAGTVMNAVPLPDFGGGHPDPNLTYAEDLVKIMFGDDAPDFGAASDGDGDRNMILGNNFFVTPSDSLAVLTANATLAPGYHKGLAGVARSMPTSEAVDRVAKQLGIECFETPTGWKFFGNLMDAGRVTLCGEESFGTSSSHVREKDGLWAVLFWLNVLAVRGQGVSEIVRDHWHQYGRNYYSRHDYEGIELSPAETMIEQLRDQLESLPGRKFSDIHISFADDFSYTDPIDGSVSRKQGVRIGFSDGSRIVFRLSGTGTEGATLRIYLERYEADPSKQALDAQAALADLIGIADKIAGVKRYTGRDKPTVIT from the coding sequence ATGAACCCACATACCGTTAACACCACGCCCTTTACTGACCAAAAGCCCGGCACCTCGGGCCTGCGCAAGCGCGTTGCGGTCTTCCAACAACCTAATTACCTTGAGAATTTCGTCCAGTCTATCTTCGATAGTTTGGAAGGCTATCAAGGCAAAACCCTCGTTGTTGGCGGGGATGGGCGATATTACAACGATCACGCCATTCAGACCATCGTCCGCATGGCCGTGGCCAATGGTTTTGGCCGCATTCTGATCGGCCGTGGCGGGCTACTCTCGACGCCAGCGGCCTCATGCGTGATCCGCAAACACAAGGCCTTCGGCGGTATCGTCCTCTCGGCCAGCCACAATCCCGGCGGTCCGGATGGCGACTTTGGCATCAAATACAACATCGGCAACGGCGGCCCGGCGCCGGAAAAGGTCACCGAGGCCATTTATAACCATAGCAAAACCATCAGCCAATATCAGACCATTGACAGCCCATCCATCGAGCTTTCAATGCTCGGCACCACCACCCTCGGCAAAACCAAGGTCGAGATCATCGACCCGGTCACCGATTATGCCGACCTGATGGCCAAGTTATTCGATTTCAAGGCGATCCGCGAACTGTTCAATAAAGGCTTCCGCATGCGCTTTGACGCCATGCATGCCATCACTGGCCCTTACGCCAAGGCGATCCTTGAAGAAACGCTGGGCGCACCGGCCGGCACCGTGATGAATGCCGTGCCGCTGCCCGATTTCGGCGGTGGCCACCCCGACCCCAACCTGACCTATGCCGAAGATTTGGTGAAGATCATGTTCGGCGACGATGCGCCCGACTTTGGCGCCGCCTCGGATGGCGATGGCGATCGCAACATGATCCTGGGCAACAATTTCTTCGTTACCCCCAGCGACAGTCTCGCCGTGCTCACCGCCAACGCCACTTTGGCACCGGGGTACCACAAGGGTCTAGCAGGCGTTGCCCGCTCGATGCCCACCAGCGAGGCCGTCGATCGCGTTGCCAAACAACTCGGCATTGAATGTTTTGAAACCCCGACCGGCTGGAAATTCTTCGGCAATCTGATGGACGCCGGTCGCGTCACACTCTGCGGTGAAGAAAGTTTTGGCACCAGCTCCAGTCATGTGCGCGAAAAAGATGGCCTCTGGGCCGTGCTGTTCTGGCTCAACGTGCTGGCAGTGCGTGGCCAGGGTGTCAGTGAAATTGTCCGCGACCACTGGCATCAATATGGCCGCAATTATTATTCGCGTCATGACTATGAAGGCATCGAGCTTAGTCCCGCCGAAACCATGATTGAACAACTGCGCGATCAGCTGGAAAGTCTGCCCGGCCGCAAGTTCAGCGACATCCATATCAGTTTCGCCGATGATTTCAGCTACACCGATCCGATCGATGGCTCGGTCAGCCGCAAACAAGGGGTACGGATTGGTTTTTCCGATGGCAGCCGCATTGTATTTCGTCTCTCCGGCACTGGCACTGAGGGTGCCACGCTACGTATCTATCTGGAACGTTACGAAGCCGATCCGAGTAAGCAAGCCCTTGATGCGCAAGCGGCGCTGGCCGATTTGATTGGGATTGCCGACAAGATTGCAGGCGTGAAACGGTATACGGGTCGCGATAAGCCGACGGTGATTACTTGA
- a CDS encoding RNA-binding protein, protein MNESAKIRIDKWLWAARFYKTRSLATAAIDGGHVRINGERAKPSRTVNIGDELTLRKDVYEFVVVVTGISSQRGPASTAQTLYQETEASQTARVKLAEQRRLDASLNVASAGRPDKRARRKIIRFIRQED, encoded by the coding sequence ATGAATGAATCCGCCAAAATCCGCATCGACAAATGGTTATGGGCAGCGCGCTTCTATAAAACGCGCAGCCTCGCCACAGCAGCCATCGATGGTGGCCATGTCCGTATTAATGGTGAGCGTGCCAAACCCTCTCGTACAGTGAATATCGGAGACGAGCTCACACTCCGCAAGGATGTGTATGAGTTTGTAGTGGTTGTTACCGGCATCTCATCCCAAAGAGGCCCTGCCAGTACCGCCCAAACTTTGTATCAAGAAACCGAGGCCAGCCAAACTGCGCGGGTGAAGTTGGCGGAACAGCGGCGGTTGGATGCATCGCTTAATGTAGCGAGTGCTGGCCGACCTGATAAGCGAGCGCGGCGTAAAATCATTCGTTTCATTCGCCAGGAAGATTGA
- a CDS encoding SemiSWEET transporter yields the protein MINVDLIGTLAGALTTLAFIPQVINTWRSRSAADISLVMFLLFSSGVLLWLVYGVLIGSKPVIIANIITLALALFILWLKIKDIVQQRQKLKATDERGL from the coding sequence ATGATCAACGTTGATCTCATCGGCACCCTGGCCGGGGCGCTCACCACCCTCGCCTTCATCCCGCAAGTGATCAATACTTGGCGCTCGCGCTCGGCGGCCGATATTTCTTTGGTGATGTTCCTGCTATTCAGTTCAGGGGTTTTGTTATGGCTGGTCTACGGCGTGCTGATTGGATCGAAACCCGTGATTATTGCCAATATAATTACATTGGCATTGGCACTTTTCATTCTTTGGCTCAAGATTAAAGACATTGTTCAACAGAGACAGAAACTCAAAGCTACGGATGAACGTGGCTTGTGA
- a CDS encoding PAS domain S-box protein, with the protein MMIYLVACIRRHLWAIVGLFWVIISAQAGESFKIGVYDAKPVAYRAADGSYRGLAIEVLEEVARKNDWSLEYVAAPLPELLARVEHGGVDIVVGVADVRDRSRHYLMSRETLVSNWGVVYGTPQAKIETFLDLAGKRIAMMGGSNQSVELKRVLHQFNVSYSEVPAIDYGEALRLVEEGKADAGLADRFSIITRDESQLIVPTPIMFNPVELRYAVRAGLDGVLAKIDDEVRSEKLNPHSLFNNFFDRSLGAGQHLFNYVSAKWLAIGVVVLVVLLSIISVFLRREVARRTGELRQKTIDLRKARYELEQDKEFLTALLHSLQNGVMACDADGRLTVFNRAARDFQGYKESELPKERWADIYNLYDDDGRLRLGIERNPLYLAWRGATLNDLQVTLIPPGGEPHTAMVSGQPFYGADGKKLGAVVSYHDVTEYKRVEGLLLRRNAEFEAVFKSIQDVVIYVNRSNRIMMVNPAAQELFGYSQKELIGSEVGVLYAKDRQYAENGVDENLWRNNGLIPSVACSRKDGSTFIGETTSGQVMDAAGNKLGKIIVVRDITARLAAEMEVRRSNRALKAIKAANEAIAYAQNEEQLYADICRVCVGEAGYRMAWIGLAQHDSEKRIVPAASAGFDDNYLETAKITWDENDTGRGPAGRALRTGQPAIVRFVDSDPSFMPWRAAAEKRGYRSVVAIPLFISGRPYGVLVIYATAADAFDEEEVRLLGDLASDVIYGVGALRAHHEREQLQRQLRQAQKMEAVGQLTGGIAHDFNNILASVLGYADLALFEKSVQQDERVKMYMEEVINSGKRARDLVAKLLAFSRGGNEPVRPMPVGVLLKETLQMLRSTLPATIKTDLLIDPELPSVMTDSVQFQQVILNLCINARDAMSEGGVIGVTAKVAVTTAICTSCHTPFYGDFVEISVGDTGSGIDADLLSRIFDPFFTTKEVGKGSGMGLSVVHGIVHSMGGHLLVESEPGKGAVFKIYLRRAEGKPNAQTDDLVRNPEYVELQGRILVVDDDIAVARMMEHTLKQRGLEVEVVTEPKRAIELFELKTDAFNLVITDYQMPGMTGVELASQLLKMQPSLPVVLYTAYSDVTIENRSRDAGVAKVLHKPVDIHELLRTLDELLHSEEKVIYLNNPRLRH; encoded by the coding sequence TTGATGATTTACCTTGTGGCTTGTATACGCCGTCACCTTTGGGCCATAGTTGGCCTGTTTTGGGTCATCATTTCAGCTCAGGCCGGTGAGTCATTCAAGATAGGTGTCTATGACGCCAAGCCTGTAGCTTATCGGGCGGCGGATGGCAGCTATCGTGGATTGGCGATAGAGGTGTTGGAAGAGGTGGCCAGAAAAAATGACTGGTCGCTTGAGTATGTCGCGGCCCCATTGCCTGAATTATTGGCCCGAGTCGAGCATGGTGGCGTCGATATCGTTGTCGGTGTCGCCGATGTCAGAGATCGCAGTCGGCATTATCTTATGTCACGCGAAACGCTGGTCAGTAACTGGGGTGTGGTTTATGGCACTCCGCAAGCAAAGATAGAAACCTTTCTTGATCTGGCTGGCAAGCGCATCGCCATGATGGGTGGCAGCAATCAGAGTGTTGAATTGAAAAGAGTACTGCATCAATTCAATGTCAGTTATTCAGAGGTTCCCGCCATTGATTATGGCGAGGCGTTACGATTGGTGGAAGAGGGGAAGGCAGATGCCGGACTGGCGGATAGATTCTCAATTATTACGCGAGATGAAAGCCAATTAATTGTACCGACTCCCATCATGTTTAATCCCGTTGAATTGCGTTATGCGGTACGCGCGGGGTTGGATGGCGTGCTGGCCAAGATTGATGATGAAGTTAGATCCGAAAAGCTTAACCCCCATTCTTTATTTAATAATTTTTTTGACCGTAGTCTAGGCGCTGGTCAACACCTTTTCAATTATGTCTCGGCGAAATGGCTGGCGATCGGCGTTGTTGTGTTGGTGGTTCTGCTGTCGATCATCAGTGTTTTTCTGCGGCGCGAGGTGGCGCGCCGTACGGGTGAATTGAGGCAGAAAACAATTGATCTGCGGAAGGCACGTTATGAACTGGAGCAGGATAAGGAGTTTCTGACGGCACTATTGCACAGTTTGCAGAATGGCGTCATGGCGTGTGATGCAGATGGCAGACTCACGGTGTTTAATCGCGCTGCTCGTGATTTTCAGGGATACAAAGAGAGTGAGTTGCCCAAGGAACGGTGGGCAGATATCTACAATCTTTATGACGATGATGGCCGGCTCAGATTGGGGATTGAGCGTAATCCATTGTATCTGGCGTGGCGCGGGGCAACACTGAATGATCTGCAGGTGACTTTGATCCCGCCTGGGGGGGAGCCTCATACGGCGATGGTGAGTGGGCAACCTTTTTATGGTGCCGATGGCAAGAAGCTGGGAGCGGTAGTCAGTTATCATGATGTGACGGAATATAAACGCGTTGAGGGTTTATTGTTGCGACGCAATGCCGAGTTCGAAGCCGTTTTTAAATCCATTCAGGATGTCGTGATCTACGTCAATAGAAGTAATCGGATTATGATGGTGAATCCGGCTGCGCAAGAACTATTTGGATATTCTCAAAAAGAATTAATCGGCAGTGAGGTAGGGGTATTGTATGCCAAGGATCGGCAGTACGCAGAGAATGGCGTAGATGAAAATTTGTGGCGCAATAATGGATTAATACCAAGCGTGGCTTGTAGCCGTAAGGATGGTTCAACGTTCATAGGTGAGACCACGAGTGGTCAGGTAATGGATGCTGCGGGCAACAAGCTTGGCAAGATTATCGTTGTTCGCGATATTACCGCGCGTCTTGCGGCTGAAATGGAGGTGAGGCGTAGCAATCGCGCCTTGAAGGCAATCAAGGCGGCGAATGAGGCAATCGCCTATGCGCAAAATGAGGAGCAATTGTACGCCGATATTTGCCGGGTTTGTGTTGGAGAGGCTGGTTATCGTATGGCCTGGATTGGCCTGGCTCAACATGACAGTGAAAAGCGGATTGTGCCAGCCGCATCGGCGGGTTTCGATGATAACTATTTGGAAACTGCGAAGATCACCTGGGACGAAAATGATACCGGTCGTGGTCCAGCGGGGCGAGCGCTTCGGACAGGACAGCCAGCGATAGTGAGATTTGTCGATTCCGATCCTTCGTTCATGCCTTGGCGGGCGGCGGCGGAAAAACGTGGCTATCGTTCTGTGGTGGCTATCCCGTTGTTTATTTCAGGTCGTCCTTATGGGGTATTGGTAATATACGCGACTGCTGCAGATGCCTTTGACGAAGAAGAGGTGCGCCTCCTTGGCGACTTGGCTTCTGATGTAATCTATGGTGTCGGTGCGTTACGGGCTCATCATGAACGCGAGCAGCTACAACGCCAATTGCGCCAGGCGCAGAAGATGGAGGCGGTAGGCCAATTAACGGGTGGCATCGCCCATGATTTCAATAATATTCTCGCCAGTGTATTGGGCTATGCCGATCTTGCGCTGTTTGAAAAGAGTGTGCAGCAGGATGAACGGGTAAAAATGTACATGGAAGAAGTGATTAATTCTGGCAAGCGGGCGCGGGATTTGGTCGCCAAGCTGCTCGCCTTTAGTCGTGGTGGTAATGAGCCGGTACGTCCCATGCCGGTCGGAGTGCTGTTGAAGGAAACATTGCAAATGTTGCGGTCTACGCTGCCCGCAACAATCAAAACTGATTTATTGATTGATCCTGAATTGCCATCTGTGATGACTGATTCTGTGCAGTTTCAGCAGGTGATTTTGAATTTATGTATCAATGCACGCGATGCGATGTCAGAGGGTGGGGTGATCGGCGTCACTGCAAAAGTGGCGGTAACAACCGCTATTTGTACCTCGTGTCATACCCCATTCTATGGTGACTTTGTTGAAATTTCGGTGGGCGATACCGGTTCCGGCATCGATGCTGATTTATTGTCCAGAATTTTTGATCCTTTCTTTACGACCAAGGAAGTGGGTAAGGGGTCGGGTATGGGCTTGTCGGTGGTGCATGGCATTGTTCATAGTATGGGCGGACATTTACTGGTGGAAAGTGAGCCTGGTAAGGGGGCGGTGTTTAAGATTTATCTCCGTCGTGCTGAAGGTAAACCGAATGCACAGACGGATGATCTTGTAAGGAATCCTGAGTATGTTGAGCTACAGGGGCGTATTTTAGTGGTGGATGATGATATTGCTGTGGCGCGAATGATGGAGCACACCCTCAAACAGCGTGGTTTGGAGGTGGAGGTTGTTACCGAGCCAAAGCGCGCCATTGAATTATTCGAACTCAAGACGGATGCTTTTAATCTTGTGATTACGGATTATCAAATGCCTGGAATGACTGGAGTAGAGCTTGCCAGCCAGTTATTGAAAATGCAGCCTTCGTTGCCGGTGGTGCTATATACGGCATACAGTGATGTGACGATTGAGAACCGCTCGCGCGATGCCGGTGTGGCCAAAGTGCTGCACAAGCCGGTGGATATCCATGAACTGTTGCGTACGCTGGATGAGCTGTTGCATAGCGAAGAAAAGGTCATTTACCTCAATAATCCTCGTTTACGCCATTGA
- a CDS encoding UDP-2,3-diacylglucosamine diphosphatase, producing the protein MTILFIADIHLGEEHPGISERFIRFIDDQARHAEALYILGDLFEAWVGDDVITADQQPAISALRELTKSGVPVYVMHGNRDFLLGADFEAATGCQLLSDPTVIDLYGQRTLLMHGDTLCTDDHEYQAFRSQVRDPAWQLQFLNLSAEQRLATARHYRQESQRLSHAKQMEIMDVTPAAVTAVMQHHGVPRLIHGHTHRPALHEIMLDGSRAQRIVLGDWYQQDSWLECNPASWQLHFNHQKITV; encoded by the coding sequence ATGACGATATTATTCATCGCCGACATCCATCTGGGGGAGGAACACCCCGGGATCAGCGAACGTTTTATCAGATTTATTGATGACCAGGCGCGCCATGCCGAGGCGCTCTACATCCTGGGCGATCTGTTCGAGGCCTGGGTCGGCGACGATGTGATCACCGCCGACCAGCAGCCTGCTATCTCGGCATTGCGTGAGCTGACGAAATCCGGCGTGCCGGTGTATGTGATGCACGGTAATCGGGATTTTCTGCTGGGTGCGGATTTTGAAGCCGCGACCGGTTGCCAACTGCTCAGTGATCCAACTGTCATTGATCTCTATGGGCAGCGAACATTATTGATGCACGGCGACACACTCTGTACCGATGATCATGAATATCAGGCCTTTCGCAGCCAGGTACGTGATCCCGCCTGGCAGCTACAATTTCTCAATTTGAGCGCTGAACAACGGCTGGCGACGGCACGCCATTATCGCCAAGAAAGCCAGCGCCTCAGTCATGCCAAGCAAATGGAGATCATGGATGTGACACCCGCCGCGGTAACCGCGGTGATGCAACATCACGGGGTACCACGGCTGATTCACGGCCACACTCACCGCCCGGCTCTACATGAAATAATGCTGGATGGATCACGCGCACAACGCATCGTACTCGGCGATTGGTATCAGCAGGATAGCTGGCTGGAGTGCAATCCGGCATCATGGCAACTGCATTTCAACCACCAAAAAATAACCGTCTAA
- the htpG gene encoding molecular chaperone HtpG, whose product MTVGAHKETLGFQTEVKQLLKLMIHSLYSNKEIFLRELISNASDACDKLRFEALTDDALLADGGELQIQIEFDKDARTLTVRDNGVGMSREEVIDNIGTIAKSGTRQFFESLTGDQARDAQLIGQFGVGFYSAFIIADKVTVLTRRAGMGPEHGVRWESAGEGDYTIETAERAVRGTEVTLHLRAGEDEFLDDYRLRSIIRKYSDHISLPVRMRAQDKDKKDEWETINSASALWARPKSEIKAEEYDEFYKHIGHDYESPLAHVHTKVEGSSAYTSLLFVPKRAPFDLWDRERRHGIKLYVKRVFIMDDAEQLMPSYLRFIRGVVDSDDLPLNVSREILQRNPQLDKIRAASVKKVLGLLEDLAKNDVEKYKQFWGEFGRVMKEGPAEDFANQERIAKLLRFASTHNDDASQTVSIEDYVGRMKESQEVIYYITADSFAAAKNSPHLEVFRKKGIEVLLMSDRVDEWMMSSLHEFNGKKFQSVAKGDLDLGKLEDEKEKEQIDKAADEYKDLIERMQKALGDKVKEVRVSHRLTRSPSCLVVQEHDMALSMQKILKQAGHSVPSLQPVLEINPAHPLVTRLRSETADQRFGDWSHVLFNQALLSEGGQLEDPAAFVSRLNDLLLSVAGQSS is encoded by the coding sequence ATGACAGTAGGCGCACATAAAGAAACCCTAGGTTTTCAGACTGAAGTGAAACAGCTGCTGAAGCTGATGATTCACTCCCTCTATTCCAATAAAGAAATATTCCTGAGGGAATTGATCTCCAATGCCTCGGACGCCTGTGACAAATTGCGCTTTGAAGCGCTGACTGATGATGCCCTGCTGGCGGACGGCGGTGAATTGCAAATCCAGATCGAATTCGATAAAGACGCGCGCACGCTCACCGTGCGTGACAACGGCGTGGGTATGAGCCGTGAAGAAGTGATCGATAACATCGGTACCATCGCCAAATCCGGCACGCGCCAATTTTTTGAGTCGCTGACCGGTGATCAGGCCAGAGACGCGCAATTGATCGGTCAATTTGGTGTTGGTTTCTATTCTGCGTTTATCATCGCCGACAAGGTGACAGTATTAACCCGTCGCGCAGGCATGGGGCCGGAGCACGGTGTGCGCTGGGAATCTGCGGGCGAGGGTGATTACACTATCGAGACTGCTGAACGCGCGGTACGTGGTACAGAAGTCACTTTGCATCTGCGCGCTGGGGAAGATGAATTTCTGGATGATTATCGTCTGCGCAGTATTATTCGCAAGTATTCCGACCATATAAGTCTGCCAGTGCGGATGCGTGCCCAGGATAAGGACAAAAAAGATGAGTGGGAAACCATCAATTCCGCCTCTGCCTTGTGGGCGCGGCCGAAGAGCGAGATCAAGGCCGAGGAATACGACGAATTCTACAAGCATATTGGTCATGACTATGAATCGCCGTTGGCACACGTGCACACCAAGGTCGAAGGCAGCAGTGCCTATACCTCGCTGTTGTTTGTGCCAAAACGCGCGCCGTTTGATTTGTGGGACCGTGAACGGCGTCATGGTATCAAGTTATATGTGAAGCGCGTATTCATCATGGACGATGCCGAGCAGTTAATGCCGAGTTATCTGCGCTTTATCCGTGGCGTGGTCGATTCCGACGATTTACCGCTCAATGTGTCGCGTGAAATCCTGCAACGCAATCCGCAGCTGGACAAGATTCGCGCTGCCTCGGTGAAGAAGGTGCTCGGGTTGCTCGAAGACCTGGCCAAGAATGATGTGGAAAAATACAAGCAGTTCTGGGGCGAGTTCGGTCGAGTGATGAAGGAAGGCCCAGCCGAGGATTTCGCCAATCAGGAACGTATTGCCAAGCTGCTGCGTTTTGCCTCGACGCATAATGATGATGCAAGCCAGACGGTATCGATTGAAGATTACGTCGGCCGGATGAAGGAATCGCAGGAAGTGATTTATTACATTACGGCGGATAGTTTCGCGGCCGCCAAGAACAGCCCGCATCTGGAAGTATTCCGCAAAAAGGGTATCGAAGTTCTGCTGATGTCTGATCGTGTCGATGAGTGGATGATGTCATCGCTGCATGAATTCAACGGCAAGAAATTCCAATCAGTGGCCAAGGGCGATTTGGATCTCGGTAAGCTCGAGGATGAAAAAGAGAAAGAGCAGATCGACAAGGCCGCTGATGAATACAAGGATCTGATCGAACGCATGCAGAAAGCCTTAGGGGATAAGGTCAAGGAAGTGCGGGTCAGCCATCGCTTGACGCGTTCGCCGTCATGTCTGGTGGTGCAGGAACACGATATGGCGCTGAGTATGCAAAAAATACTTAAACAGGCGGGTCACAGCGTACCATCATTGCAACCGGTGCTGGAGATCAACCCGGCGCATCCATTAGTCACACGTTTGCGCAGCGAGACGGCCGATCAACGTTTTGGTGACTGGAGTCATGTGTTGTTTAATCAGGCGCTGCTCAGTGAAGGCGGCCAGCTTGAAGATCCGGCGGCCTTTGTCAGTCGCTTGAACGACTTGTTGCTGTCGGTGGCGGGACAGAGTTCCTGA
- a CDS encoding ferrochelatase, whose amino-acid sequence MSYQGISNYKHDSIDALGILVCNLGSPDAPTPEAVRRYLKEFLSDPRVVEMPRWLWWLILNGVILQIRPRKSAHMYQSVWTDEGAPLLKISRRQSVALQSELEQRLRGPVRVVLAMRYGNPSIAAGLAQLRDANVRRVLVLPLYPQYSAPATAAVFDAVVDELKTWRWVPELRFINNYCDDPAHINALAASIHEHFDRHGMPQKLLFSFHGMPKRFFLNGDPYYCQCQRTARLVAEKLGLKEEQWQLTFQSRFGRDEWLKPYTDKTLEALPGKGIKRVAVVCPGFSADCLETLEEIAVTNRAFFLGAGGERYDYIPALNDRADHIQGLADLVLKHIQGWPEADPDWNASQAMQVAMERCKRADAKRL is encoded by the coding sequence GTGTCTTACCAGGGTATTTCCAATTATAAGCATGACAGTATTGATGCCCTTGGCATTTTGGTATGCAATCTTGGTTCGCCGGATGCGCCTACCCCCGAGGCAGTTCGTCGCTATCTCAAGGAATTTCTATCTGACCCGCGGGTGGTTGAAATGCCGCGTTGGTTATGGTGGCTGATTCTGAATGGCGTCATTCTCCAGATACGTCCCAGAAAATCTGCGCATATGTATCAATCGGTCTGGACTGATGAGGGGGCGCCTTTGTTGAAAATCTCTCGGCGTCAGTCAGTGGCGTTACAGTCTGAATTGGAGCAACGCCTGCGCGGTCCGGTACGGGTGGTGTTGGCCATGCGCTATGGTAATCCGTCCATTGCCGCCGGGCTGGCGCAATTGCGCGATGCCAACGTGCGGCGGGTGCTGGTGTTGCCGTTATATCCGCAATATTCTGCCCCCGCGACAGCCGCTGTTTTTGATGCCGTCGTCGATGAACTCAAGACTTGGCGCTGGGTGCCTGAATTGCGGTTCATTAATAATTATTGTGACGATCCTGCGCACATCAATGCCTTGGCCGCCAGCATCCATGAACATTTTGACCGGCACGGCATGCCACAGAAATTATTGTTTTCCTTTCATGGTATGCCCAAGCGTTTTTTCCTGAACGGGGATCCCTATTATTGTCAGTGCCAGCGAACCGCGCGCCTGGTTGCGGAAAAACTCGGTCTGAAAGAGGAGCAGTGGCAACTGACCTTTCAATCGCGCTTTGGGCGAGATGAATGGCTCAAACCCTATACCGATAAAACCCTGGAGGCATTGCCAGGAAAAGGCATCAAGCGTGTAGCTGTAGTATGTCCCGGATTTTCCGCCGATTGTCTGGAAACTTTAGAAGAAATCGCCGTGACTAATCGTGCATTTTTTTTAGGGGCCGGTGGTGAGCGTTACGATTATATTCCGGCACTCAATGATCGTGCCGATCATATTCAGGGGCTCGCCGATCTGGTTTTGAAGCATATTCAGGGTTGGCCCGAGGCCGATCCTGATTGGAATGCCTCGCAAGCCATGCAGGTGGCTATGGAGAGGTGTAAGCGAGCGGACGCCAAACGTTTGTAG